The sequence TCGCTCCACGTATCGGGGACCCAGAGGACGCCGAAGAGCACCGTGTGGTAGCGCGTGATGTAGGTGCTCATGCCGCCGAGCGTGACCACGCGGAGCGCCACGTCGATCGCCCGCTGGAGCTCGTCGCCTCGCTTTGGGGCGATACGGAACGACGGGAATTCGTTCACGATTTCGGCGATGAGCGCGTCGCTGCGGGCGAGCATGGCGTGGGCCGTGGGGCTGCGTGGGGACGACGGAGCGACGGGCCTCGGCCCTCCGCTGCCTGGGACGCCAGCATGGCGGATCCACCGGCGACCTGCTAGCGCTCGCGTGGTGGGACGAGCGCATTCTCCGTTGGTCGTGGGGGTCTTGGTCTGTCTCGGCGCGATCGGGTGCAGCGGGACGCCCACGCTCACCGACGCGGCGCCTCCGCGCGACCCGGCTCCGGACGCGGCAGGGCTCGCGGACGCGGGCGCGGACGCCGCCGACGCGGCCGACGCGGCTCCGGTCGACAAGGCCGCTCGCTGCGCGTCGACCTTCGGCACCGCCCTCACGGCCGGCTTCGGGCGAGTGGACGGCACCGTCGAGGCCGTCGTTCAGCCGAAGGACACGCAGTGCCCTCTGCCGAACAACGACCACGTCATCGTGCAGGTGAAGATGCTCGGCGCCGTCTACCGCATGGTCGTGAACGTCCAGTCCGATCGTGCCGGCGCGGACCCGCGGGTGAGCCTGCTCGAGGTGCCCGCGAAGGTCCCCGCGCCCGCGTGGGCCGAGGGCTGGCACACGGGGCTGACGTTCGACTACGTGGGGACGCTCGGCGTGAAGAGCGCCGACTTCACGCCCTTCGCCATGACCGAGCTCTCGGCGAAGATCTCCGACGCGCTGCCGCTCGACGCGAAGGTGAGCGTCTACTCGAGCACCTCCGGGGGCGCGTCGACGCACCTCATTCACCGGAACGACGGCGTGAAAGACGGCGCGATCGTGATCGATCCGGACGGTCCGCGGACACGCGCGATGCTGTTTCGATTCGCGACGCAGACGTTCTGAGTCAGCGCCCGTCGTCGGCGAGCCACACGTGGTAGACGCGCGACTCGCGCCCTCGCGCGGTGAGCGAGACGGCGTCGCCGTCGCCGACCCGAAGGCCGTCGCACGAGGCGTGGGTGAACGCGCCCGGTCGGCGCTCGGCGCGCAGATCGCACGCGCCCCCGGGAGCGCTCACATGGAGGTCGAGGCCGTCGTCGTCGCCGCGCACGAGGAGCCTCCGGGCGGCCCTCGCGCCGAGCCCCCGCGCGACGAACGACAACGCGCGATCTTCGGCGATCGCCCGTCCCGCGTCGAAGCGTCGGGCCTCTGGGGGCAGGCCGGGGCCCTCGAGCCGCGCCACGCGGGCGCCCACGTAGCCGCTGTTCGGCGTCGGGGCGACGAGCGCGTGCGCCTCTTCGCTCTGCACGTCCGCCACGTCGAGGCAGTCGACCGGTGCTCCCAGCGCTGCCGGTGGAGAGCCGAGATCGCGGTCGTCGCCCCCGCCGAAGGGCGCGTAGTCAGCCACGTACAGGACCTTGGTCGGGCTGCCACAAATGACGTTGTTCTCGATGGTTACGTGCGCGAGCTCGCGCCCGAAGAGCCCCGTGGCGAGCGGGAACCAGGTCGGGTAGAGGGCGAAATGGGTGGGCCGCTCCGCGGGCGCGAGGCGCTCGAGCTGCTCGAGCATCGCCCCCTCGCCGAGGACAGCGGCGCGGACGAAGGGGAGGCGCCGGTAGCCGCCGAGGCCGAGGGCGTCGACGCTCCGGCGCCCCGAGAAGAACGGGATGGCGCCGGCGTCACCTACCAGCACGATCGCGTCGCCGGGGAGCTCGCGCGAGAGCTTCTTGCCCATCGCCACTTGCTGGAGGTGGACGTTCTCCGAGGCCTGCGTGAAGAAGCGCCGCGCGGCGCCCGCGCGCGCGCCGGTGAGGAGGGCGAGCGCGACGAGGCTCGCGACGCCGAGCGCCCGGCTCCGCGCGAGGCGCCCGAGCTCAGACGCACCGAGCGCGCCGGCCGTGAGCGCGAGCCCGAGCGCCGGCGCGTAATAGCGGAAGCCCTGGTAGCGCGCGGCGCCGTTTAGCGACACGAGCATGGAGAACCCGAGCGCGCCGATGAGGCAGGCGAGCGTCGCGTGCCGCGTGCGCCGCCCCAGCGCTCCGAGCAGCCCGAGCGCGCCTAGCGCCGCGAGCGCGGCAGGTCCGAGGTCGGTGTCGAGCACCTTCCACTTGAACGACAGGAGGTTCATCACCACCTCTTTCGTTCGCGCGACGTCGTCGAGGTACGGGTTCGACGCGAGGAGCTTCAGGCGCGCCCCGGCCGACGCGAGGTCTCCAGTGAGCGCCCGGTTCGCGGCCATGACCGTGGCCTGCACCAGGGCGGCGGGCAGCGCCACGCGGAGGAGCGGCGGCCACGGGGAGCGCGACCTCGCGCCACGCGCCGCGAGGAGCGCGAACAGCCCCACGAGCAAGAGCCCCTCGGGCCGGAGCGCGACCATCGCCGCGCCCCACCGGCCTGCGCTGCGCGCGGCCCGCGCCCGCCCACGGAGGCCGGAGCGCGCGCTCTCGGCCGAGGCGAGCGCCGCGAGCGTGACCGCGAAGAACGCCGCCGCTTCCATACCGGAGAACCACGTGAACGCGAGGGCGCCCACGGAGACCCAGGTGAGCCCGCCCGCGAGCGCCAGGGCGCCGCCTTGCCCCTGCAGGTCGCGGAGCTTGGCGCAGGCCGTCGCGAGCGCCAGGGCGGCGAGCCCAAAGGCGAACGCGACCACCGCCTCGCCCCGCAGGCCGAGCCAGAACGCGGGCGCGAGCAGGAGGGGGTAGAGAGGCGCGGTCTCGCCGGACGAGTAGCCCTGACCCGCGATCCACTCGAAGGGGTGTCCGCTCGCGGTCGCGCGGGCGAAGTTGGCGTGGATGTACACGTCGTCGAGCGGCGCGGGCCAGGCGCCGCCGCACGCGACCCGCGCGGGCCACACGAACGCGAGCCCGGCGGCCAGCGCTCCCGCGGCGGCGACCGCCAGGAACGCGGCGCGCGCGCGCGTGCTGCTGCGCCCCAAGGTCATCCGGCGAGGTATACCCGCGAACGCCGGCCGCTCGCAGGCAAACCGGGCGGAGCGAGCTCAGCGGCCGAGCTCAGCGGCGGGGCAGGTCGGCGTAGAGCAGGCTGCCGCCCTTCACCTTGTTGATCACGGCGTCCTTCTCGTCCATCGGCAGCGCCGGGCAGCCCCAGGAGCGCCCCTGCAGCGAGCGGCCGTCGTCGACGTAGGAGGCGCCGTGCATCACCACCGCGCGGGCCCGCACGTTCGAGTTCGTGGCGGAGAGCCCGTCGAGTCGCAGCGAGTAGCCCCACTTGCCCGAGTAGGTCTCGGCGGTCACGTAGTAGCCGAGCGAAGACGCGTTTGAGCCCTCGCGGTTGCTGAAGCCCGAGGGGATGCCGGCGTTCGCCGGATCGCTGCCGCTGCCGTGCGCCACCACGTGGGGCTCCACCCGACCGCTCTGCATGTCGATGATGAAGAGGCGCCGCTTGCTCGAGTGCAGCGAGAAGTCGATGATCGTGAGGTACCGCGGGTTGCGGATGCGCTGCAGGTTGAAGTGGTAGTACTGGAGCGCGTTGTCGAGCAGCACGCCCGAGACCACGTTGCTGCGGTCGATGTGCGAGTACCGGGCGAGCACCGCCTCCTTCTCGCTGGTCGAGTAGACCGGCTCCTTGAAGCCCTGGCGGTTCGCGTTCCCGAGCCGGAGCGCCTCCTCCGAGACGGTCTCGGACCCTTCCTGATCGGCGTCGTCGTCGAGGTCGCTCTGCGCCTCCGCGCTACAGCCGATGGAGCCGAGCGCGAGCGCGCAGGCGGTGGCGAAGGTGAGGAAGCCGGTGCGGAGGTGGGCGGCGAGCATGTCTGCCACACTGCATCGAGCGTGCCGGGCTCACGATGCGGCTCAAAGGGCGCTCTTTGCGACAAAATTGCGTGTGGTTAGGTGTCGCACCGGCGGGGGGACGGGCTGGTCTCGATCCAGTGACACCGGATCCACCCATGACGACGCCCCGCCTCGGAGGTCCGGGGCGGGGCGGCGGTGAGGCCTGCGAGCGGCGCGGGGTCTCAGCCGCAGTAAGAAGCCACCTGCGCGTCGGTGAGCACTCGGAACGACTTGAAGTTCATTCGCAGCGAGACGAGGGCGAACGCGATGTGGAACAGCAGCCCGAACGACCAGGTCTGGAAGAAGGCGGCGCCGGTCCGGTAGGTCCAGAAGACGCCGACGAGCATCGACAGCACCGAGACGACGAGCAGGAACGTGCGGGTGAGCGACGAGCGCGCGAGGAGGCGCTTGCCGATGAAGTAGGTGAGCGCCAGCGAGAAGACCAGCGAGATGGCGCCGCCGACGACCGAGAAGACCCCGATCCCGTTCTGGAACAGCGACCATGCGGCCGACAGAAGGGCGAATCCGTACCAGCTGTTCGTAAGCTTCTCGATCTTGTCGCGTGCGGTCATCGTGGCTCCTCCGGGGTGTCCGCTACTACGCTTGGTGGGCTCGAAAGTTCCCTCGGACGCAAAAAATGCCGTCAGCAAGCTCAAGCGCGTGCCCGTCATGGACGGTCCGGCCGCCCGGGTATTCTCACGATTCGCTTTACTCGAGCCCGGACGACCCCGAGACTTGCGCACCGTGAAGGCCACCGACCCGTCCCCGACCGCGCCGCGCGAGGTCGGCACCGACGCCCCATCGCCAGCGCCCCGCGTGACGCTCGCGGCCGGCGCGCCGTTCCTCGTCGAGTTGGTCGATCGGCAGTTCGCGCTCCTCTCCAGCCGCGACGCCGACCGCCTGCTCATGACGCTCGCGCGCGTCCTCGCGCTCCTCGACGCGGAGCCTACGCTCGCCGCGCTCACGCGCGAGTTCGACGACGAGGTCGCCGCCGCGGTGCGGCGCTACGCCGAGCACGAGCGCGAGAACATGGCGGAGCTCGCGCGCCTCTGGGAGCTCCATCGCGCGCGCTTCTACGAGCGCGCAGGCACCGATGGGTTCGACCGTGAAGCGCTGG is a genomic window of Myxococcales bacterium containing:
- a CDS encoding murein L,D-transpeptidase catalytic domain family protein, which translates into the protein MLAAHLRTGFLTFATACALALGSIGCSAEAQSDLDDDADQEGSETVSEEALRLGNANRQGFKEPVYSTSEKEAVLARYSHIDRSNVVSGVLLDNALQYYHFNLQRIRNPRYLTIIDFSLHSSKRRLFIIDMQSGRVEPHVVAHGSGSDPANAGIPSGFSNREGSNASSLGYYVTAETYSGKWGYSLRLDGLSATNSNVRARAVVMHGASYVDDGRSLQGRSWGCPALPMDEKDAVINKVKGGSLLYADLPRR